Proteins found in one Pontibacter sp. SGAir0037 genomic segment:
- a CDS encoding Ig-like domain-containing protein translates to MSNNSTPSTAWVTLFCVFLLTLASALAAPGSKTAIAPNKTAEVAAVAAGPAGVKARPSLVGAITIEWKAVAGATRYIIAYSLSGDKNYTELATINGTAAATVYSFRNEGLGANETYYYKVKAVTGSGETDYSTPVMATTHAAAKVFNIMPFGDSNTHGTRSGDSRPVSERVAYRKFLYDLLNNAQVKFNYVGSEKSGSAFMADDENAGFPGARTMDLLALLKNGSYQNQGGETISRGAAGRYLDEYSPDMLLVHLGTNGGQYGVTDSDQAIAEMSTILDEVDAYEARANKEVTVVLARIISRIPNPNDPQAIPLTTKFNEKLEAMASKRIAEKSDRIVMVDMENEAGIVYNYTTQGGDMDDPLHPGTTGYQKMANQWFKVMKPLLEPATVDNRTPETTIASKPEANTNSRTATFQFSSNESKVIYELSYNGGTFAVTSNPVTFDNLADGTYTIAVRAVDAAGNIDATPATYTWTVDTKAPEAPVFTKITEDRGVYADDQITSDNTLLLSGTAEAGAVVTILEKIRGQVGTARAAANRTLSFSYESTALPEGTYHFSAKAQDAAGNQSQPGSEFKVTVDLTAPTVAISSGEAGPVKNAFTVEVKLSEEVFGLEASDFTVSNGTLHNLRAVDKLTYTATITPTSGREAVVAVSLATGKATDLAGNGNAASNKLETAYDDIAPSGYAVQFLTDLIDVTNLETAGIGVTGAEVGATYYFTITSSNGGEEITGSASATARNFTIASLSLRTLMDGTLTVTFYQVDAAGNKGREVTAGVRKVTRNVVEVKEIPALTVPFRTTYESLTLPEQVEVTYANGEKENLSINWERGNYNGLVAGAYNLSGELVLKPNSMNTDNRKAQIKVVVEPNQAPTVLNLSADTFEPDAKDNEIIGAFSTTDPDDDAHSYELVSGEGDANNDRFEIRGNELHLKSNRGLSGITSFVIRVRSTDPSNNSIEQTFTLIKSIYHPETKLKIVNAFTPDNDGVNDTWTVPELRFYNDVDIQVFDRAGIRLFHTTNPEEGWDGRGQNGQVQQGSYLFIIQVKDINLVQKGVLTVLK, encoded by the coding sequence ATGAGTAACAATTCTACCCCTTCTACAGCCTGGGTTACTTTGTTCTGTGTTTTCTTGTTAACTCTAGCTTCTGCATTGGCTGCTCCCGGTTCTAAAACAGCTATCGCACCAAACAAAACAGCAGAAGTAGCGGCGGTGGCTGCCGGTCCTGCCGGTGTCAAAGCCAGGCCTTCGTTGGTTGGAGCAATCACAATCGAATGGAAGGCAGTTGCCGGTGCAACCAGGTACATAATAGCCTATTCCTTATCTGGAGATAAAAATTACACCGAACTAGCAACCATTAATGGCACTGCCGCTGCAACGGTTTATAGTTTCCGCAACGAAGGCCTGGGGGCTAATGAAACCTATTACTATAAAGTAAAAGCAGTTACAGGATCAGGTGAAACCGACTATAGCACTCCTGTTATGGCAACTACCCATGCCGCCGCAAAGGTCTTCAATATTATGCCCTTCGGAGATTCAAATACGCATGGCACGCGCTCCGGCGATTCCAGGCCTGTTTCAGAGAGAGTGGCATACAGGAAATTCCTGTACGACCTCCTCAACAATGCACAGGTTAAATTCAACTATGTAGGCAGTGAGAAATCGGGCAGCGCTTTTATGGCTGACGACGAGAATGCCGGTTTTCCGGGTGCCCGCACAATGGACTTGCTGGCGCTACTGAAAAATGGCAGCTACCAGAACCAGGGAGGAGAGACCATAAGCAGAGGAGCAGCCGGTCGTTATCTGGACGAATATAGTCCGGATATGCTGCTGGTACACCTTGGCACAAACGGCGGACAGTATGGCGTAACAGACAGTGATCAGGCTATTGCCGAAATGAGTACGATTCTGGATGAAGTGGATGCGTACGAAGCGCGCGCCAATAAGGAAGTTACTGTTGTTCTGGCCCGGATCATCAGCCGTATTCCGAATCCAAATGATCCGCAGGCGATTCCTTTAACTACTAAATTCAACGAGAAGCTAGAGGCCATGGCTTCGAAAAGGATTGCGGAGAAGAGCGACCGGATTGTAATGGTGGATATGGAAAATGAAGCGGGCATCGTGTATAACTATACTACACAAGGTGGAGATATGGATGATCCGCTGCACCCCGGCACCACCGGCTATCAGAAGATGGCTAACCAATGGTTTAAGGTAATGAAGCCGCTTTTAGAACCTGCCACTGTCGATAACAGAACACCTGAAACAACCATTGCATCTAAACCGGAAGCCAATACAAACAGCAGAACCGCTACATTTCAGTTTAGCAGCAACGAAAGCAAAGTGATCTATGAACTTAGCTACAACGGAGGCACTTTTGCCGTAACTTCCAATCCGGTTACGTTCGATAACCTGGCAGATGGAACGTATACCATTGCCGTGAGAGCCGTAGATGCCGCCGGAAACATTGATGCCACGCCTGCCACTTATACCTGGACAGTAGATACAAAAGCTCCTGAAGCACCTGTCTTTACAAAGATTACAGAAGACAGAGGTGTTTATGCCGATGACCAGATCACATCTGATAATACCTTGCTTCTTTCCGGCACGGCAGAGGCAGGTGCTGTTGTAACAATTTTAGAAAAGATCAGAGGACAAGTAGGCACAGCCAGAGCAGCCGCAAACAGAACCTTGAGCTTTAGCTATGAAAGTACAGCCTTGCCCGAAGGTACCTATCATTTCTCGGCAAAAGCACAGGATGCAGCCGGTAACCAAAGCCAGCCCGGTAGCGAATTTAAAGTTACAGTTGATCTGACAGCACCAACAGTAGCCATTTCATCGGGTGAAGCAGGGCCGGTTAAAAATGCGTTTACAGTAGAGGTAAAGCTGTCGGAGGAAGTGTTTGGATTAGAAGCTTCGGACTTTACCGTAAGCAACGGCACCCTTCATAATCTCAGAGCAGTTGATAAACTTACCTATACCGCAACTATAACACCCACCTCTGGCAGAGAGGCTGTGGTAGCGGTTTCGCTTGCTACCGGTAAAGCAACAGATCTTGCGGGTAATGGAAATGCAGCCTCCAATAAACTGGAAACAGCCTACGACGATATTGCTCCATCCGGCTACGCCGTTCAGTTTCTGACGGATCTGATAGACGTAACGAACCTGGAAACTGCAGGCATAGGCGTAACTGGCGCTGAAGTTGGTGCGACCTATTATTTTACAATCACCAGTAGTAATGGTGGAGAAGAGATTACAGGTAGTGCTTCGGCTACTGCCAGAAACTTTACCATTGCCTCACTCAGCCTGAGAACCCTGATGGATGGTACCCTGACAGTAACTTTCTACCAAGTAGACGCAGCCGGAAACAAAGGCCGGGAGGTGACAGCGGGTGTTCGGAAAGTAACCCGTAATGTGGTGGAGGTAAAAGAAATCCCAGCTCTTACAGTGCCTTTCAGAACGACCTATGAAAGCCTTACTTTGCCAGAGCAGGTAGAGGTGACCTATGCCAATGGCGAAAAAGAAAATTTAAGTATCAACTGGGAGCGGGGCAACTACAATGGCCTGGTAGCCGGAGCGTATAATCTTAGCGGAGAACTGGTGCTTAAGCCTAACTCTATGAACACAGATAATAGAAAGGCTCAGATAAAAGTAGTGGTGGAGCCTAACCAGGCGCCCACAGTTCTTAACTTAAGTGCAGATACTTTTGAACCGGATGCAAAAGACAATGAAATCATAGGTGCTTTCAGCACAACAGATCCGGATGATGATGCGCATAGCTATGAGCTTGTAAGTGGCGAAGGCGATGCAAATAATGATCGTTTTGAGATAAGAGGCAATGAACTGCACCTGAAGTCGAACCGGGGTTTGTCCGGCATTACCAGTTTCGTCATCCGTGTCAGAAGTACAGATCCATCTAATAATTCCATAGAACAAACTTTCACACTGATCAAGTCTATTTACCATCCTGAAACAAAGCTCAAGATTGTAAATGCCTTTACGCCCGATAATGATGGCGTTAACGACACCTGGACGGTACCTGAACTCCGCTTTTATAATGATGTAGACATTCAGGTATTCGACAGAGCAGGTATCCGCTTGTTCCATACGACGAACCCGGAAGAAGGATGGGACGGAAGAGGCCAGAACGGGCAGGTTCAGCAGGGCTCGTATCTGTTCATCATCCAAGTGAAAGATATCAACCTGGTGCAGAAAGGTGTATTAACAGTACTGAAGTAG
- a CDS encoding type IX secretion system membrane protein PorP/SprF, which produces MKKYLLVALSLFAASALQAQSLKQVSNFSQNQLYYNPSLTGYGGSAIKSFYRNQWTGFEGAPNTILLSAEFDLADLASEKTRSKQPVTHYQYAGAKHALGAVILQDKFGPSRETQFALNYSADVRLSEHLGLRWGTALTYSGHRLDGSSLVVDDMANDPRYQRALANNSSFSKLDLDLGIALTSENFYLGYALQDITKGKFVTMGDDYMNYLFTHKHMVQAGYRASVSNQIGLVANALYQHDEVLVGTLDTQLKAVYMNRFWLGTGYRVNQAFHVTGGVRFDQFSLSYAFETPVQDASMFNASTNEISIGYMLNSRLNKHIKQAVTVW; this is translated from the coding sequence ATGAAAAAGTATTTACTCGTAGCCCTTAGCTTGTTTGCAGCTTCTGCCTTACAGGCCCAGAGCTTAAAGCAGGTGAGTAATTTCTCCCAAAATCAGTTATACTATAACCCTTCGCTGACTGGGTATGGTGGTTCGGCTATTAAAAGCTTTTACCGCAACCAGTGGACCGGCTTCGAAGGAGCACCCAACACCATCTTGCTTTCGGCTGAGTTTGATTTAGCAGATCTGGCGAGTGAAAAAACGCGTAGCAAACAGCCTGTTACACATTACCAGTATGCCGGAGCAAAACACGCGCTAGGGGCAGTTATTCTTCAGGATAAATTCGGGCCTTCCCGTGAAACGCAGTTTGCTCTTAACTATAGTGCCGATGTCAGGCTGTCGGAGCACCTGGGCTTGCGCTGGGGAACTGCCCTTACGTATAGCGGACATCGTTTGGATGGTTCATCTCTTGTGGTGGACGATATGGCAAACGACCCGAGGTACCAGCGCGCGCTGGCGAACAACAGCAGCTTTAGCAAATTAGACCTTGATTTAGGTATAGCCCTTACATCAGAAAACTTTTACTTAGGCTACGCATTGCAGGATATCACCAAAGGTAAGTTTGTTACAATGGGCGACGATTACATGAATTACCTTTTCACGCATAAGCACATGGTACAGGCAGGCTATCGCGCCAGTGTTTCTAACCAGATTGGTTTGGTTGCCAATGCGCTCTACCAGCACGATGAAGTGCTGGTAGGAACACTGGATACGCAGTTAAAAGCAGTGTATATGAATCGCTTCTGGCTGGGAACAGGTTACAGGGTAAATCAGGCTTTTCATGTAACAGGCGGTGTGCGTTTCGATCAGTTCTCATTAAGCTATGCTTTCGAAACACCGGTGCAGGATGCGAGCATGTTTAATGCCTCTACCAACGAAATTTCCATTGGCTACATGCTTAACAGCAGGTTAAACAAACATATTAAGCAGGCAGTAACTGTCTGGTAA
- a CDS encoding YeeE/YedE family protein: MKKLRFILAGILFGIVMSKSEAISWYRIQEMFRFQSFHMYGIIGTAVILGIIAVWLIKKFKLRDIQGNPIEFTPKEKSVARYLFGGTIFGLGWALTGACPGPMFVNLGHAYWAILVAIAGGLLGTYTYGAIRDRLPH, from the coding sequence ATGAAAAAATTAAGATTTATACTGGCCGGGATTCTGTTTGGCATCGTGATGAGCAAGTCGGAAGCCATATCCTGGTACCGCATTCAGGAGATGTTCCGCTTCCAGTCGTTTCACATGTATGGTATAATAGGTACGGCTGTTATACTGGGTATCATTGCGGTATGGCTTATAAAGAAGTTTAAGCTGCGCGATATACAAGGAAACCCGATAGAGTTTACTCCAAAAGAAAAATCTGTGGCACGCTACCTGTTCGGCGGCACAATCTTTGGCTTAGGCTGGGCCTTGACCGGCGCCTGCCCCGGCCCTATGTTTGTAAACCTGGGCCACGCCTACTGGGCCATACTGGTTGCCATTGCAGGAGGCTTACTCGGCACCTATACTTACGGCGCCATCAGAGATCGTTTACCTCACTAG
- a CDS encoding YeeE/YedE family protein, with protein MLEILRQPWPWYVSGPLIALVMVLLLFFGKSFGFSSNFRTICAACGAGKRVAFFNYNWREQTWNLLFLAGAIAGGWIASTWLASPEGVQIAEATVADLRELGLQEPKGLQPEELLGLDALLNVKALLLLLAGGFFIGFGSRYAGGCTSGHAISGLSNLQWPSLVAVIGFFIGGLITTYLLLPLLL; from the coding sequence ATGCTGGAAATACTTCGACAACCCTGGCCATGGTATGTATCAGGGCCTTTAATAGCTCTTGTCATGGTGCTGCTGCTTTTCTTCGGGAAATCCTTTGGCTTCTCCTCAAACTTCAGAACTATTTGTGCTGCCTGTGGTGCCGGTAAACGGGTGGCTTTTTTCAACTACAACTGGCGTGAGCAAACCTGGAATCTCCTGTTTCTTGCGGGTGCAATTGCAGGAGGCTGGATAGCCTCTACCTGGCTGGCTTCGCCGGAGGGGGTGCAAATAGCGGAGGCTACTGTGGCAGATCTCCGGGAACTGGGGTTACAGGAGCCCAAGGGGCTGCAACCAGAGGAACTACTGGGCCTGGATGCGCTGCTGAACGTTAAAGCCCTGCTTCTCCTACTTGCCGGCGGATTCTTTATAGGCTTCGGCTCCCGCTACGCCGGGGGGTGTACATCAGGGCATGCCATCAGCGGCTTATCAAACCTGCAGTGGCCATCGTTAGTAGCTGTTATCGGCTTTTTCATAGGCGGACTTATAACCACTTACCTACTGCTGCCTCTATTGCTTTAA
- a CDS encoding sulfite exporter TauE/SafE family protein, producing MEILGYLAALAIGLSLGLIGGGGSILTVPVLVYILGYSPVLSTAYSLFIVGLTSLAGSYQFYKKGLVSLKTALVFGLPSIVAVYMTRRYLVPAIPAEILETGEFILTKDMLLMLLFAALMVFASVSMIRAGSAKKEEAAPKGASEHQAPENFNYAGILAEGLVVGTVTGLVGAGGGFLIIPALVIFSKLDMKMAVGTSLLIIAAKSLFGFVGDIFNYSIDWLFLLIFSAVSIAGIYIGSALSGKIQAAKLKSGFGWFVLLMGVYIILKEVYLT from the coding sequence ATGGAAATATTAGGTTACTTAGCGGCTCTCGCCATTGGCCTGTCCCTGGGACTGATTGGTGGAGGCGGCTCTATACTTACAGTACCGGTACTGGTTTATATTCTCGGGTATTCACCCGTACTGTCCACTGCTTACTCACTGTTTATTGTTGGCCTGACAAGCCTGGCCGGCAGTTACCAATTCTATAAAAAGGGACTGGTAAGCCTGAAAACCGCACTGGTTTTTGGGTTACCCTCCATTGTAGCCGTTTATATGACACGGCGATACCTGGTGCCGGCGATACCGGCTGAGATACTGGAAACGGGAGAATTTATACTAACGAAAGACATGCTGCTCATGCTCCTGTTTGCGGCGCTGATGGTTTTTGCCTCGGTGAGTATGATACGTGCCGGAAGTGCTAAAAAGGAAGAGGCTGCACCAAAGGGAGCTTCAGAACACCAGGCACCGGAAAACTTTAATTATGCCGGTATTCTGGCAGAAGGGCTTGTTGTAGGCACTGTTACCGGCCTGGTAGGTGCAGGAGGTGGTTTTTTAATTATCCCGGCCCTGGTCATATTCAGTAAACTCGACATGAAAATGGCAGTGGGCACTTCCCTGCTGATTATAGCCGCCAAATCGCTTTTTGGGTTTGTAGGCGACATTTTCAACTATAGCATCGACTGGCTGTTTCTTCTCATTTTCTCTGCTGTTTCCATTGCCGGAATTTACATTGGCTCTGCCTTATCCGGCAAAATACAGGCTGCCAAACTAAAATCAGGCTTCGGCTGGTTTGTACTGCTCATGGGGGTATACATTATCTTAAAAGAAGTATACCTTACCTGA
- a CDS encoding Crp/Fnr family transcriptional regulator produces the protein MDSNFDILQQQFSQLEQSLLSEIQQESTVRHLAAGEPVMQTGQYIRSTILLLDGLLKVYREDDEGHEFLMYYLQPGNACALSMMCEARNEKSQIKAKAVTSADVVLIPSHLTELWLSRYKSWHHFVIASYRQRFEELLQTLDSIAFKNMDERLIFYLKRHAKVSGNEVKLSHQQIAEELNSSREVISRLLKKLEQTGAITLHRNYISLHSL, from the coding sequence ATGGACAGCAACTTTGACATACTTCAACAACAATTTTCCCAGCTGGAACAGTCGCTGCTTTCGGAGATACAGCAGGAAAGCACTGTAAGGCACCTGGCAGCAGGAGAGCCCGTGATGCAAACCGGCCAGTATATTCGCTCTACTATCCTGCTGCTGGACGGCTTGCTGAAAGTATACCGGGAAGACGATGAAGGCCATGAGTTTCTGATGTATTACCTGCAGCCTGGTAATGCCTGTGCGCTTTCTATGATGTGTGAGGCCAGAAACGAAAAAAGCCAGATTAAAGCAAAAGCTGTCACAAGCGCAGATGTGGTGCTTATCCCCTCCCACCTCACTGAGCTATGGCTTTCCAGGTATAAAAGCTGGCACCATTTTGTAATTGCCTCTTACCGGCAGCGCTTCGAAGAACTGCTTCAGACACTGGATAGCATTGCCTTTAAAAACATGGACGAAAGACTCATCTTTTACCTGAAGCGCCATGCAAAAGTAAGCGGCAATGAAGTGAAGCTATCGCATCAGCAGATAGCCGAAGAACTTAACTCTTCACGTGAGGTAATTTCCAGGTTGTTGAAGAAACTGGAGCAGACAGGTGCCATAACGCTGCACCGGAATTACATTTCGCTGCACAGCCTTTAA
- a CDS encoding glycosyltransferase — translation MNQFMGNFVSNTALVFNYLILFYAIGISLNYVLLAALSAIAMRSYKKKNSFVDYRTILSSPNAPSVSLIAPAYNESMTIVDNVRSLLTLHYNNCEIIIVNDGSKDNTLALLIEAYELEKVNMVLDERVATKAVRGIYKAKNPAYHKLVVVDKENGGKADALNVGINVSSNQLIACIDVDCVLEQDAILKLVKPFMEEDRKVIATGGVIRIANSCIVEDGRLVKVKVPESFIARVQVLEYFRAFLMGRMAWAKVDGLLLISGAFGMFDKETVIRAGGYNHNTVGEDMELLVRMRRLMYEEKQPCKVAFIPDPLCWTEAPQTWNILKRQRNRWTRGTAETLWIHRKMIFNRKYGIHGMLSLPLWVLFEWAAPLIEFFGLLFFLFIMLLGYANWLYFFSFFALVYTFAIMNSVFAILFEERSYQQYKKPRFMLSLVLTALLEPLIYHPVTVWAAILGNRDLMTGKKSWGEMTRTGFAQKAKEASA, via the coding sequence ATGAATCAATTCATGGGCAATTTCGTGAGCAACACGGCTCTCGTTTTTAATTACCTCATCCTGTTCTATGCCATTGGTATCAGCCTGAATTATGTACTGCTGGCGGCACTGTCGGCCATTGCCATGCGAAGCTATAAAAAGAAAAACAGCTTTGTCGACTATCGCACCATCCTGTCGTCTCCCAATGCTCCTTCGGTATCGCTTATTGCGCCAGCCTATAACGAATCTATGACCATTGTAGATAACGTGCGCTCGCTGCTCACGCTGCACTACAACAACTGCGAGATAATTATTGTAAACGATGGCAGTAAAGACAATACACTGGCCCTGCTGATTGAAGCCTATGAGCTGGAAAAAGTAAACATGGTGCTGGACGAAAGGGTGGCCACCAAAGCTGTACGGGGCATCTATAAAGCCAAAAACCCGGCTTACCATAAACTGGTAGTTGTAGACAAAGAAAATGGCGGCAAGGCAGACGCGCTGAATGTGGGCATTAACGTTTCTTCTAACCAGCTGATTGCCTGTATAGACGTAGACTGTGTGCTGGAGCAGGATGCTATACTGAAACTGGTAAAGCCATTTATGGAAGAAGACAGAAAGGTAATAGCAACAGGTGGTGTTATCCGTATTGCCAATTCCTGTATTGTGGAAGATGGCCGGCTGGTAAAGGTAAAGGTACCTGAAAGCTTTATTGCCAGAGTACAGGTGCTGGAGTATTTCCGCGCTTTCCTGATGGGGCGTATGGCCTGGGCCAAAGTAGACGGGCTTCTGCTTATTTCAGGAGCTTTTGGCATGTTCGATAAAGAAACGGTTATCAGGGCAGGAGGCTATAACCACAACACGGTGGGAGAAGACATGGAGCTGCTCGTACGCATGCGCCGCCTGATGTATGAAGAAAAGCAACCTTGTAAAGTAGCATTCATTCCTGATCCATTATGCTGGACCGAGGCACCCCAAACCTGGAATATTTTGAAAAGGCAGCGCAACCGTTGGACTCGCGGAACAGCTGAAACCCTTTGGATCCACCGTAAAATGATCTTTAACCGGAAGTATGGCATCCATGGCATGCTGAGTCTCCCGCTCTGGGTCTTATTTGAGTGGGCCGCCCCTCTTATTGAATTTTTTGGCCTGCTGTTCTTCTTGTTTATCATGCTTTTAGGCTATGCTAACTGGTTATATTTCTTCTCCTTCTTCGCCTTAGTGTACACCTTTGCCATTATGAACTCAGTATTTGCTATCTTGTTCGAAGAACGGTCTTACCAGCAGTACAAAAAGCCCCGCTTCATGCTTAGCCTGGTACTGACTGCCTTGCTAGAGCCACTTATTTACCACCCTGTTACTGTATGGGCCGCCATTTTAGGAAACAGGGATTTAATGACCGGGAAGAAAAGCTGGGGAGAAATGACCAGAACCGGCTTTGCCCAGAAAGCAAAGGAAGCAAGTGCCTGA
- a CDS encoding HEAT repeat domain-containing protein: MLHQESYTSFLLIPPALPPLVKLILTLSAAFMVVAILLFLFIVLSRVRDGFNYNRRQLMQKKSQQFITSMIFEEEGWNVARLENFREKYLTNDFQKQLFLENLIILRKNIIGELADKLNQLYKDLGLHIYSKQKLYSGSWDVIAKGIGELTEMGMKQDSVLIRTFINHPNQILRSEAQVSYLKLQNEEPFSFLDELEEPLLEWSQMQLGRAAQKTQFLKLPHFEKWLHKKEPSIVIFCIRMISFYNQHGSAPKLIKMLDHPNEKVRLEAVIAICHLEIYDATEKMLQIFDREPLKVQLEILKTLPNISGEENIPFYEQLLHHHDKSLQLAAAKAIVRSGHRGEEIMATIQNNDQHTLQPVAAYALDKRI, encoded by the coding sequence ATGTTACATCAGGAATCTTATACTTCATTTCTGCTCATCCCTCCCGCACTGCCTCCGCTAGTTAAGTTAATCCTGACATTATCGGCAGCATTTATGGTGGTAGCCATTTTGCTGTTCTTATTTATAGTACTGAGCAGGGTAAGAGATGGCTTTAACTATAACAGAAGGCAGCTCATGCAGAAAAAGTCGCAGCAGTTTATTACCTCAATGATTTTTGAGGAAGAAGGCTGGAATGTAGCCCGGCTGGAAAACTTCCGGGAGAAATACCTGACAAATGATTTCCAGAAACAGTTGTTCCTGGAGAACCTGATTATACTACGCAAAAATATTATCGGTGAACTTGCCGACAAACTGAACCAGCTGTACAAAGACCTTGGGCTGCACATCTATTCCAAGCAGAAGCTGTACTCCGGATCATGGGATGTGATCGCAAAAGGCATCGGAGAACTCACCGAAATGGGCATGAAACAGGACAGCGTGCTCATCAGAACTTTCATCAACCACCCGAACCAGATCCTGCGTTCGGAGGCACAGGTATCTTACCTGAAACTGCAGAACGAAGAGCCTTTCTCTTTCCTGGACGAACTGGAGGAGCCGCTGCTGGAGTGGTCGCAGATGCAGCTGGGAAGGGCGGCTCAAAAAACGCAGTTTCTCAAGCTTCCTCATTTCGAAAAATGGCTGCATAAAAAAGAGCCCAGCATTGTTATTTTCTGCATCCGCATGATCTCCTTCTATAACCAGCATGGTTCTGCACCAAAACTGATCAAGATGCTGGACCATCCGAATGAAAAGGTACGCTTAGAAGCCGTAATTGCCATCTGCCACCTCGAAATTTATGATGCAACAGAAAAAATGCTACAGATTTTCGACCGGGAGCCGCTTAAAGTGCAGCTGGAAATACTGAAAACGCTCCCCAATATCTCCGGAGAAGAGAATATTCCTTTTTACGAGCAGCTATTGCACCACCACGATAAAAGCCTGCAGCTGGCTGCGGCCAAAGCCATCGTACGCAGTGGTCATCGAGGCGAAGAAATTATGGCTACCATTCAGAACAATGATCAACACACGCTGCAGCCGGTTGCAGCTTATGCACTCGATAAAAGAATATGA
- a CDS encoding response regulator transcription factor, whose protein sequence is MILVIEDDEMILRTLEFRLRKDGYEVVAARNGKEAMEKLKSSASSLHLVITDLMLPFVTGMEVLSYIKSDLPGLPVIVLSAADEEGTIMDAFKLGADDFIAKPFSPGELSLRVKRLLIRYTSVK, encoded by the coding sequence ATGATATTAGTAATTGAAGACGATGAAATGATTCTGAGAACCTTAGAGTTCAGGTTACGGAAAGATGGCTATGAAGTGGTTGCAGCACGAAACGGAAAAGAAGCAATGGAGAAGCTGAAGAGCAGCGCCAGTTCACTTCACCTGGTAATCACCGATCTGATGCTGCCTTTTGTAACCGGCATGGAGGTTTTGTCTTACATCAAATCTGATTTACCAGGTTTACCAGTTATAGTTTTATCTGCTGCCGACGAAGAGGGCACCATTATGGATGCGTTTAAGTTAGGCGCCGATGACTTTATTGCAAAACCCTTCAGCCCTGGTGAACTCTCCCTCCGGGTTAAGCGTTTGCTTATTCGATACACATCTGTTAAGTAA